From Salinirubellus salinus, the proteins below share one genomic window:
- a CDS encoding S9 family peptidase gives MPDSAADATTVAAKDFRDVVQVSDPRLSPDGSEVAFVRTVPEDDESYTATVYVVPTDGEGGPRRFTATEGTDAHPRYSPGGELLAFTSARGEAEIPQLWLVPTDGGEAEQVTNVPGGVDAFEWSPDGERILFTQSVTADEREAGADLHTDEEYEREDPDPRVVDRLVYRQFQQYADGRRSHVYLYDVEFGEGTDHAGDAVERITEGDADFVSPTWGAPDTVYYAVQRVPEPDDSRRFEVDSFDVETYARETLFEVTDYLPTLAATADGRVAFTRREEDRASMRQADVGCYADGETRLLTEQFDRTVAALVPPGLTWVDDDSAVRFVASNEGSVGVWAASTDGEVAPVVDHGTTSSFHATDHGTAFARSEPDHPGDVFFLPAGADEPRRLTEVNADYLAERDIGQLDEVRFESGAAHDAQRTTTDGDPVDDEVQGWVVTPPGYDPDGDREYPLLVQVHGGPHVMYTPSIAFHEFRTLAAAGYVVFWCNPRGSTGYGEAFAEAIERDWGKVTMADVEAGVEHVTEAYAVDPDEQFLTGGSFGGFITGWLVGHTDRYRAAVAQRGVYDLSSFYGSTDAFSLVEGDFDTTPWESPAFLWEQSPVAHVADIDTPTLVMHAEEDYRVPVNNGEMFYLFLRKQGVDTRLVRYPREGHELSRSGEPAHVVDRIERIRRWMDGYSEYTDVPRALDRGDDEGLEVGGEGDDEADQSGDVAEDGRA, from the coding sequence ATGCCAGACTCGGCGGCCGACGCGACGACGGTAGCGGCCAAGGACTTCCGCGACGTCGTCCAGGTGAGCGACCCGCGGCTCTCGCCCGACGGGAGCGAGGTGGCGTTCGTCAGGACCGTGCCCGAGGACGACGAGTCGTACACGGCGACGGTGTACGTGGTTCCTACCGACGGCGAAGGTGGGCCACGCCGGTTCACCGCGACCGAGGGCACCGACGCGCACCCGCGCTACTCACCGGGCGGCGAACTGCTCGCGTTCACGAGCGCCCGCGGCGAGGCCGAGATACCCCAGCTGTGGCTCGTCCCGACCGACGGCGGCGAGGCCGAGCAGGTGACGAACGTCCCGGGTGGCGTCGACGCCTTCGAGTGGTCGCCCGACGGCGAGCGCATCCTGTTCACCCAGTCGGTCACCGCCGATGAACGTGAGGCAGGGGCCGACCTCCACACCGACGAGGAGTACGAGCGGGAGGACCCGGACCCCCGCGTGGTAGACCGGCTGGTCTACCGGCAGTTCCAGCAGTACGCCGACGGGAGACGGAGCCACGTGTATCTGTACGACGTCGAGTTCGGCGAGGGCACCGACCACGCTGGCGACGCCGTCGAGCGCATCACCGAGGGTGACGCGGACTTCGTCTCGCCGACGTGGGGAGCCCCCGACACCGTCTACTACGCCGTCCAGCGCGTGCCCGAGCCCGACGACAGCCGCCGGTTCGAGGTGGACTCGTTCGACGTCGAGACGTACGCCCGCGAGACGCTGTTCGAGGTGACCGACTACCTCCCCACCCTCGCGGCCACCGCCGACGGCCGGGTCGCGTTCACCCGCCGGGAGGAGGACCGCGCCTCGATGCGACAGGCCGACGTGGGGTGCTACGCCGACGGCGAGACGCGCCTGCTGACCGAGCAGTTCGACCGGACCGTCGCGGCGCTCGTCCCGCCCGGCCTGACGTGGGTCGACGACGACTCGGCGGTCAGGTTCGTCGCCTCGAACGAGGGGAGCGTCGGCGTCTGGGCGGCCAGCACCGACGGCGAGGTCGCGCCCGTCGTGGACCACGGCACCACCTCCTCGTTCCACGCCACCGACCACGGCACTGCGTTCGCCCGCAGCGAACCCGACCACCCCGGCGACGTGTTCTTCCTCCCGGCCGGTGCGGACGAGCCGCGCCGACTCACCGAGGTGAACGCCGACTACCTCGCCGAGCGCGACATCGGCCAACTGGATGAGGTCCGGTTCGAGAGCGGTGCGGCCCACGACGCCCAGCGGACCACCACCGACGGCGACCCCGTCGACGACGAGGTGCAGGGGTGGGTCGTGACGCCGCCGGGGTACGACCCCGACGGAGACCGCGAGTACCCCCTGCTCGTGCAGGTCCACGGCGGCCCGCACGTCATGTACACCCCGAGCATCGCGTTCCACGAGTTCCGGACGCTCGCCGCGGCGGGCTACGTCGTCTTCTGGTGCAACCCGCGTGGCTCGACGGGCTACGGCGAGGCGTTCGCGGAGGCCATCGAACGCGACTGGGGGAAGGTCACCATGGCGGACGTGGAGGCCGGCGTCGAGCACGTCACCGAGGCGTACGCCGTCGACCCCGACGAGCAGTTCCTCACCGGCGGGTCGTTCGGCGGCTTCATAACCGGGTGGCTGGTCGGGCACACGGACCGCTATCGCGCCGCGGTCGCCCAGCGTGGGGTCTACGACCTCTCGTCGTTCTACGGGTCGACGGACGCATTCTCACTCGTGGAGGGTGACTTCGACACGACACCCTGGGAGTCCCCGGCGTTCCTCTGGGAGCAGTCGCCGGTGGCCCACGTCGCGGACATCGACACCCCGACGCTCGTGATGCACGCCGAGGAGGACTACCGGGTGCCCGTCAACAACGGCGAGATGTTCTACCTGTTCCTCCGCAAGCAAGGCGTGGACACCCGTCTCGTGCGCTACCCGCGGGAGGGCCACGAACTCTCGCGCTCCGGCGAGCCAGCGCACGTCGTCGACCGCATCGAGCGCATCCGCCGGTGGATGGACGGCTACAGCGAGTACACGGACGTGCCGCGGGCGCTCGACCGGGGAGACGACGAGGGGCTGGAGGTGGGGGGAGAGGGGGATGACGAAGCCGACCAGTCGGGAGACGTGGCGGAAGACGGAAGGGCGTGA
- a CDS encoding DUF4188 domain-containing protein, whose translation MTAIKTEKVTAEVDEGFVVFRIGMRINTLWKVHRWLPMLGAMPEMLDELEDDPGRGLLGYDVKLGIRNHEVVQYWRSFEDLRAYALDADGQHASAVGWTNRLMEQTDAVGIWHETYLVREGEYETVYNNMPPTGLGKVGEFYPATERRRTAAGRLGWTDGGDAHLDGAEARGDPVAPE comes from the coding sequence ATGACCGCAATCAAGACCGAGAAGGTGACAGCCGAGGTGGACGAGGGGTTCGTCGTGTTCCGGATCGGGATGCGGATCAACACGCTCTGGAAGGTCCATCGGTGGCTCCCCATGCTCGGAGCGATGCCGGAGATGCTCGACGAACTCGAGGACGACCCGGGGCGTGGACTGCTCGGGTACGACGTGAAGCTCGGTATCCGGAACCACGAGGTCGTCCAGTACTGGCGGTCGTTCGAGGACCTGCGGGCGTACGCACTCGACGCGGACGGGCAACACGCCTCCGCCGTCGGGTGGACGAACCGGCTCATGGAGCAGACCGACGCGGTCGGTATCTGGCACGAGACGTACCTGGTCCGAGAGGGGGAGTACGAGACGGTGTACAACAACATGCCACCGACCGGCCTGGGGAAGGTCGGCGAGTTCTATCCCGCGACCGAACGTCGGCGGACGGCCGCGGGCAGACTCGGGTGGACCGACGGGGGGGATGCACACCTCGACGGAGCGGAGGCCCGGGGTGACCCGGTGGCCCCGGAGTAG
- a CDS encoding helix-turn-helix transcriptional regulator, whose translation MDSPLDGIAFLVRSENRVCVLRTVAAETATRRELRDGLSMSRTTLGRVLNEFEERGWIRRTGDGYTTTPAADAILTKFVPLLETMEGIYNLGEAIEWLPPPARAVELRHFRDATVTTSTPDNPAAPFDRGLEAIRDADRYRGLTSTAIPSYVQALRECLRGGLDFEGIIEASFVATLRDEPQRVDPWYDFAERETAWLYDGRVPINMHLLDDVVLVWLGTHDGDELEVYGLLESGNPAVLEWAESLYEEYRAESELLDTATFSGT comes from the coding sequence ATGGACTCACCCCTGGACGGCATCGCGTTCCTCGTCCGTTCGGAGAACCGGGTCTGTGTCCTTCGGACGGTCGCGGCGGAGACAGCCACGCGCCGGGAGCTCCGTGACGGACTGTCGATGTCCCGGACGACGCTCGGGCGGGTGCTCAACGAGTTCGAGGAGCGTGGCTGGATCAGGCGGACGGGGGACGGGTACACGACGACGCCGGCCGCCGACGCCATCCTGACGAAGTTCGTCCCACTGCTCGAGACGATGGAAGGAATCTACAACCTGGGCGAGGCCATCGAGTGGCTCCCCCCACCGGCTCGCGCGGTCGAACTCCGTCACTTCCGGGACGCGACCGTCACGACCTCGACCCCGGACAACCCGGCAGCGCCGTTCGACCGCGGCCTCGAGGCGATACGCGACGCCGACAGGTACCGTGGGCTCACCTCGACGGCCATCCCGAGTTACGTCCAGGCGCTCAGAGAGTGTCTCCGGGGGGGACTGGACTTCGAGGGTATCATCGAGGCGAGTTTCGTGGCGACACTCCGCGACGAACCGCAGCGAGTGGACCCGTGGTACGACTTCGCCGAACGGGAGACCGCGTGGCTGTACGACGGTCGCGTCCCCATCAACATGCACCTCCTCGACGACGTCGTGCTGGTCTGGCTCGGTACGCACGACGGAGACGAACTCGAGGTGTACGGACTGCTGGAGAGCGGGAACCCGGCCGTCTTGGAGTGGGCCGAGTCGCTCTACGAAGAGTACCGGGCCGAGTCGGAGCTGCTAGACACGGCGACGTTTTCGGGGACGTGA
- the ftsY gene encoding signal recognition particle-docking protein FtsY, which translates to MFDGLKEKLGRFRDDVEEEAAEAEAEAEPEEADAATETAETEADAEPVAESESESESRSTTAETAPSRDADSGTAADAEPEEPDRGGLASRARRFATGKTLITAEELEEPLEQLEFALLQGDVEMSVAAEITERLREQLVGQERAQVKSGAIVIQEAIGEALKEVISVGQFDFEQRIAEAEKPVTLVFTGVNGVGKTTTIAKLARRFEDQGYSVVMANGDTYRAGANEQIQEHADALGTKLISHQQGGDPAAVLYDAVEYANANDVDIVLGDTAGRLHTAKDLMAQLEKIDRVVDPDMTLFVDEAVAGQDATQRAKQFNDAAEIDGVVLTKADADSQGGAAVSIAHVTGKPILFLGVGQAYDDLERFDPEVIVSRLTEDE; encoded by the coding sequence ATGTTCGACGGACTGAAGGAGAAGCTGGGCCGGTTCCGCGACGACGTCGAGGAGGAGGCCGCCGAGGCAGAAGCGGAAGCGGAGCCGGAGGAAGCCGACGCGGCGACCGAGACAGCCGAGACCGAGGCGGACGCGGAACCGGTTGCCGAGTCGGAGTCGGAGTCGGAGTCGCGCTCCACGACGGCGGAGACGGCCCCGTCGCGGGACGCCGACTCGGGGACCGCCGCCGACGCGGAACCGGAGGAGCCGGACCGCGGCGGGCTGGCCTCCCGTGCCCGGCGGTTCGCCACCGGCAAGACCCTCATCACCGCCGAGGAGCTGGAGGAGCCGCTCGAGCAGCTCGAGTTCGCGCTCCTGCAGGGCGACGTGGAGATGAGCGTCGCGGCGGAGATAACCGAGCGCCTACGCGAGCAACTGGTCGGTCAGGAGCGCGCACAGGTGAAGTCTGGCGCCATCGTCATCCAGGAGGCCATCGGCGAGGCGCTGAAGGAGGTCATCTCCGTCGGCCAGTTCGACTTCGAACAGCGCATCGCCGAGGCCGAGAAGCCCGTCACCCTCGTGTTCACGGGGGTCAACGGCGTCGGCAAGACCACCACCATCGCCAAACTCGCCCGCCGGTTCGAGGACCAGGGCTACTCCGTGGTGATGGCCAACGGTGACACCTACCGCGCCGGCGCGAACGAGCAGATCCAGGAGCACGCCGACGCGCTCGGCACGAAGCTCATCAGCCACCAGCAGGGTGGTGACCCCGCAGCCGTCCTCTACGACGCCGTGGAGTACGCGAACGCGAACGACGTGGACATCGTGCTGGGCGACACGGCCGGTCGCCTCCACACCGCCAAGGACCTGATGGCGCAACTGGAGAAGATCGACCGCGTCGTCGACCCCGACATGACGCTGTTCGTCGACGAGGCCGTCGCCGGGCAGGACGCGACCCAGCGCGCCAAGCAGTTCAACGACGCCGCCGAGATAGATGGCGTCGTGCTGACGAAGGCCGACGCGGACTCGCAGGGTGGGGCTGCGGTGTCGATCGCGCACGTCACCGGGAAGCCCATCCTCTTCCTCGGTGTCGGGCAGGCGTACGACGACCTGGAGCGGTTCGACCCCGAGGTCATCGTCTCCCGCCTGACCGAGGACGAGTAG
- the pfdA gene encoding prefoldin subunit alpha, translating into MQELQQQLEALEQEKEAIEGEIQDLQDEQSAMDEAIEAIETLETGSTVQVPLGGGAYVRAEVQDIDEIVVSLGGGYAAEQEQDGAIETLEAKKEQIDDEIDELREEIDEVDAESEQLEQQAQQMQQQQMQQMQQQMQQQQGDDDE; encoded by the coding sequence ATGCAGGAGCTCCAGCAGCAGCTCGAGGCGCTCGAACAGGAGAAGGAGGCCATCGAGGGCGAGATCCAGGACCTGCAGGACGAGCAGTCCGCGATGGACGAGGCCATCGAGGCCATCGAGACGCTGGAGACCGGCTCGACGGTACAGGTGCCGCTCGGTGGCGGCGCCTACGTCCGTGCCGAGGTCCAGGACATCGACGAGATCGTCGTCTCGCTGGGTGGCGGCTACGCCGCCGAGCAGGAGCAGGACGGTGCCATCGAGACGCTCGAGGCGAAGAAAGAGCAGATAGACGACGAGATCGACGAGCTGCGCGAGGAGATCGACGAGGTCGACGCCGAGTCCGAGCAGCTCGAACAGCAGGCCCAGCAGATGCAACAGCAGCAGATGCAGCAGATGCAACAGCAGATGCAGCAACAGCAGGGCGACGACGACGAGTAA